One Cryptomeria japonica chromosome 9, Sugi_1.0, whole genome shotgun sequence genomic window carries:
- the LOC131044511 gene encoding nuclear pore complex protein NUP1 isoform X1, whose translation MAEIWGGGGGGGRGGQGGEGEASGSYGGGGAGGKLRTSRSARRAASTPYDRPQTGRHAPAAVRAAARAESDSGSWVWRAVVDPASRLINNGAVKWFKTVFRKRALPPPTQELQEESLREVEEEAVENADLTEVTDKEGEISPVENQRNESEIAGLEQLLKNKTLSREEFNHLIGVLQSRVVDSSPGMENREEKMREELNGRNEPNNVQIAETQRWRDERKKAREEKDNPSWGNGLFPDALSPSVTGNVCDDAGSTPADIAKAFMGVRSHRAPTSTLRLQRRPFGDESTPNRLFRDTHTQDRSNAYQLIPRTTESELFGNGQVPDRLKTPSNRLNSLPYLRSQNRVKGLNYTPYARNLRQQTHSEHIGDGTPISTPASHWTPIQSPLTGGRQMLKKRTGSMLDDGMTSGGPIRRIRQKTTFYTPLRNSDPSCSTSNQLNPFSSHANDFGQKTVAGVATKPMETEKQKFLSAFPLQEEGTKALTSNLGYVPQQSSETARKILEHLERMVPSPKEKSVESQLAIARSKPPTQLNVSMLNGHARRSTESVDKIAFLDMHGQSTFSLKGNNQSRGQEASASEQIFEGNGKSPLTKTLENSVEAPKFHGTGDVDLQHVNGSSSKADMNLQVLYSPPVSEKENGFRMSALEESDEEGHVSKNATILVNSQTGSGTFISHGNSTDITTLKRDKAIPSITSSEVNTSTYAISVMAEPSTNNSGFTCPVVSAASNFPEPPTSTATPSPLCKGNIQPMTENITPTYNFGSTSSSKGPVFSFSTCVCTDVDTSKPEFDFKFKSKPEEAFSSTAVAAAVSTLPNQTSLGSSEPLALVSKVASNPVFSGNLSSVSSTSSNFSTSTVAIPASSAKVYKTDGNSSVTFYPPGTSSSVTFENLSSVSSSGSNVSTATVAIPTSGKVFSGAVYKTDGSSSVTFLPPGTSSSVTFGSTSPLFFGSAVVTSVSSGSASPFGLTASSSSSSGSSPSVGLGTNPFGVNTPAPLFSSSTLANETATTTTFAASRNPSLGSSGTSFGGSSVPSFGLSNTSQFGSNTSVSFGLSTTLQPNTSPFFGSSTTPQFGSNSSSLFGSSSTSQFVSNTSTSSVSSMMFDENTSCFATGSRPPFGSGSTPIFSSGSTFGSGNLSFGGNTTSFPSSSTTALGASSASFSSASTSPFGGSIGSFGSSSLPASGGSSASFSSASTSPFGGSIASFGSTSLPASGGSIASFGSSSLTASGGSSSLFGSANTPMFGSNSNPPFGVAPFFGASSAASSSQSPATLFGSGFGSTPALASTGFSFGGSVASSSGSFSVGASSGTSPGTFTFGSKDTTTLAPQSMFGLTNSNPTFGATAATPPTDQMEDSMAEDLAQVSAPPVFGGQSASSTPGFVFNSQQSVPPNFMFNSQPSPQVANPFAAGGQGAFTPPAGALEFSGGSFSLGATSEKPGRKFVKIKRDRGRKK comes from the exons AATGCTGATCTAACAGAAGTGACTGATAAAGAGGGAGAAATCAGCCCAGTGGAAAATCAAAGAAATGAGTCTGAAATTGCTGGACTCGAGCagctcttgaaaaataaaacactctcaAG GGAGGAGTTCAATCACTTGATAGGTGTATTACAGTCACGTGTTGTGGATAGTTCTCCTGGCATGGAAAACCGTGAAGAAAAAATGAGAGAAGAACTAAATGGTAGAAATGAACCAAACAATGTGCAAATTGCAGAGACTCAGAGATGGCGAGATGAGAGGAAGAAGGCAAGGGAAGAAAAAGATAACCCTTCTTGGGGCAATGGCTTGTTTCCCGATGCATTGTCTCCCTCTGTTACTGGAAAT GTTTGTGATGATGCTGGTTCAACTCCAGCAGATATAGCAAAAGCTTTTATGGGTGTGCGGTCTCACAGGGCACCAACATCCACTTTACGTTTGCAGCGTAGACCTTTTGGAGATGAGAGTACACCGAATCGATTATTTCGAGATACACACACCCAAGATAGATCCAATGCTTATCAACTTATACCAAGAACAACAGAAAGTGAGTTGTTTGGGAATGGGCAGGTTCCAGACAGGTTGAAGACCCCATCCAATAGGCTTAATAGCCTCCCATATCTGAGGTCTCAAAACAGAGTTAAAGGCCTGAATTATACACCATATGCCAGAAATCTTCGTCAGCAGACTCATTCTGAG CATATAGGTGATGGGACTCCAATTAGCACCCCAGCATCACATTGGACACCAATACAATCTCCACTTACAGGTGGACGACAG ATGTTGAAAAAGAGGACTGGCTCTATGTTAGATGATGGTATGACATCAGGAGGGCCAATAAGGAGAATCCGGCAAAAGACTACTTTTTACACCCCATTGAGGAATTCTGATCCATCATGTTCAACCAGTAATCAGTTAAATCCTTTCTCATCACatgcaaatgattttggacaaaaaACAGTGGCTGGAGTTGCTACAAAGCCTATGGAAACAGAGAAACAGAAATTTCTGTCAGCATTTCCATTACAAGAGGAGGGCACAAAAGCTTTGACTTCAAACCTTGGGTATGTGCCGCAACAATCCAGTGAGACAGCTCGTAAAATTTTGGAGCATCTGGAACGAATGGTGCCCTCGCCTAAAGAAAAGTCTGTGGAATCACAGTTGGCAATTGCAAGGTCCAAGCCTCCTACACAGCTGAATGTTAGCATGCTTAATGGACATGCAAGAAGAAGTACTGAGTCTGTAGACAAGATAGCCTTTTTGGATATGCATGGACAAAGCACCTTTTCTCTTAAGGGCAATAATCAATCACGTGGTCAAGAAGCTTCTGCTTCGGAGCAAATATTTGAAGGTAATGGAAAATCTCCCTTGACAAAAACTTTGGAAAATTCTGTGGAAGCACCTAAGTTTCATGGTACTGGAGATGTAGATCTCCAGCATGTTAATGGGAGTTCATCAAAGGCGGACATGAACTTGCAAGTTCTTTATAGTCCTCCTGTTTCAGAAAAAGAAAATGGTTTCCGAATGAGTGCACTTGAG GAGTCTGATGAAGAGGGCCATGTAAGCAAAAATGCTACTATTTTAGTTAACTCTCAGACTGGAAGTGGCACATTTATATCTCATGGAAATAGTACCGATATTACAACTTTGAAAAGGGATAAAGCAATACCATCTATAACTTCCTCAGAAGTTAATACTTCCACATATGCAATTTCTGTCATGGCTGAGCCATCTACAAATAATTCAGGGTTTACCTGTCCTGTTGTTTCAGCTGCTAGTAATTTCCCAGAACCACCAACCTCAACAGCAACACCATCACCTTTGTGTAAAGGTAATATTCAGCCCATGACGGAAAATATTACTCCAACTTACAATTTTGGCTCAACGAGCAGTAGCAAAGGGCCTGTTTTCTCATTCTCCACATGCGTATGTACGGATGTGGATACTTCCAAGCCAGAATTTGATTTCAAATTTAAAAGCAAGCCTGAAGAAGCTTTCAG CAGTACTGCTGTAGCTGCAGCTGTGTCCACTTTGCCCAATCAAACTTCATTGGGATCATCAGAACCTTTGGCTTTGGTCTCCAAAGTTGCATCTAACCCAGTATTCTCAG GAAACTTGTCATCTGTATCAAGTACAAGTAGCAACTTTTCTACATCAACTGTTGCAATACCTGCCTCAAGTGCCAAAGTTTATAAGACTGACGGTAACAGTTCAGTGACATTTTATCCTCCTGGAACaagctcatctgtaacatttg AAAACTTGTCATCTGTATCAAGTTCAGGTAGCAACGTGTCTACAGCAACTGTTGCAATACCTACCTCGGGTAAAGTATTTAGTGGAGCTGTTTATAAGACTGATGGTAGCAGTTCAGTGACATTTTTGCCTCCTGGAACAAGCTCATCTGTGACTTTTGGTAGTACAAGCCCTCTATTTTTTGGATCAGCTGTGGTTACTTCAGTATCGAGTGGTTCAGCCAGCCCATTTGGCTTGACTGCATCTAGTTCTTCTAGCTCTGGCAGTTCGCCTTCTGTTGGCCTCGGTACCAATCCATTTGGCGTAAACACACCTGCTCCATTGTTTTCTTCCAGCACTTTAGCAAACGAAACTGCCACTACAACCACATTTGCTGCTTCACGTAACCCTTCATTAGGGTCGAGTGGTACTTCTTTTGGTGGGAGCAGTGTTCCTTCATTTGGTTTAAGTAATACTTCTCAGTTTGGTTCCAATACGTCTGTTTCATTTGGATTGAGCACCACTCTGCAGCCCAACACCTCTCCTTTTTTTGGATCGAGTACCACTCCACAGTTTGGCTCCAATTCATCTTCTTTATTTGGATCAAGTAGCACTTCTCAGTTTGTTTCAAACACCTCAACTTCATCAGTCTCAAGTATGATGTTTGATGAAAATACATCTTGTTTTGCCACAGGTTCCCGTCCTCCTTTCGGTTCTGGCAGTACCCCAATATTTAGTTCTGGAAGTACATTTGGATCAGGCAATTTATCATTTGGTGGAAACACTACCTCATTTCCTTCTTCCAGCACTACAGCATTGGGTGCAAGCAGTGCCTCCTTTAGTTCTGCCAGCACTTCACCTTTTGGTGGAAGCATTGGTTCATTTGGTTCTAGTAGCCTTCCAGCATCTGGTGGAAGCAGTGCCTCCTTTAGTTCTGCCAGCACTTCACCTTTTGGTGGAAGCATTGCTTCATTTGGTTCTACTAGCCTTCCAGCATCTGGTGGAAGCATTGCTTCATTTGGTTCTAGTAGCCTTACAGCATCTGGTGGAAGCAGTTCTTTATTTGGCTCTGCTAACACTCCAATGTTTGGTTCAAATAGCAATCCGCCATTTGGTGTGGCACCGTTCTTTGGGGCTTCCTCCGCTGCTTCTTCCTCACAATCACCAGCAACCTTATTTGGATCTGGGTTTGGTAGTACGCCAGCTCTGGCCTCCACAGGATTTTCTTTTGGAGGATCTGTTGCTTCAAGCAGTGGCTCATTTTCTGTTGGAGCCTCAAGTGGTACCTCACCTGGTACATTTACATTTGgttccaaggacaccacaacattgGCTCCACAATCAATGTTTGGGTTGACAAATTCAAATCCTACTTTTGGTGCAACCGCAGCAACACCACCTACCGATCAGATGGAAGACAGTATGGCAGAGGATCTTGCGCAAGTATCTGCTCCACCTGTATTTGGTGGACAGTCAGCTTCATCAACCCCAGGATTTGTCTTTAATTCTCAACAAAGTGTGCCACCAAATTTTATGTTTAATTCCCAACCAAGTCCACAAGTAGCTAATCCTTTTGCAGCCGGTGGTCAAGGGGCATTTACTCCTCCAGCAGGGGCACTTGAGTTTTCTGGTGGAAGTTTTTCTCTTGGAGCTACAAGTGAAAAACCTGGCCGTAAGTTTGTAAAGATAAAACGAGACAGAGGAAGAAAAAAGTAG
- the LOC131044511 gene encoding nuclear pore complex protein NUP1 isoform X3 — translation MAEIWGGGGGGGRGGQGGEGEASGSYGGGGAGGKLRTSRSARRAASTPYDRPQTGRHAPAAVRAAARAESDSGSWVWRAVVDPASRLINNGAVKWFKTVFRKRALPPPTQELQEESLREVEEEAVENADLTEVTDKEGEISPVENQRNESEIAGLEQLLKNKTLSREEFNHLIGVLQSRVVDSSPGMENREEKMREELNGRNEPNNVQIAETQRWRDERKKAREEKDNPSWGNGLFPDALSPSVTGNVCDDAGSTPADIAKAFMGVRSHRAPTSTLRLQRRPFGDESTPNRLFRDTHTQDRSNAYQLIPRTTESELFGNGQVPDRLKTPSNRLNSLPYLRSQNRVKGLNYTPYARNLRQQTHSEHIGDGTPISTPASHWTPIQSPLTGGRQMLKKRTGSMLDDGMTSGGPIRRIRQKTTFYTPLRNSDPSCSTSNQLNPFSSHANDFGQKTVAGVATKPMETEKQKFLSAFPLQEEGTKALTSNLGYVPQQSSETARKILEHLERMVPSPKEKSVESQLAIARSKPPTQLNVSMLNGHARRSTESVDKIAFLDMHGQSTFSLKGNNQSRGQEASASEQIFEGNGKSPLTKTLENSVEAPKFHGTGDVDLQHVNGSSSKADMNLQVLYSPPVSEKENGFRMSALEESDEEGHVSKNATILVNSQTGSGTFISHGNSTDITTLKRDKAIPSITSSEVNTSTYAISVMAEPSTNNSGFTCPVVSAASNFPEPPTSTATPSPLCKGNIQPMTENITPTYNFGSTSSSKGPVFSFSTCVCTDVDTSKPEFDFKFKSKPEEAFSSTAVAAAVSTLPNQTSLGSSEPLALVSKVASNPVFSGNLSSVSSTSSNFSTSTVAIPASSAKVYKTDGNKNLSSVSSSGSNVSTATVAIPTSGKVFSGAVYKTDGSSSVTFLPPGTSSSVTFGSTSPLFFGSAVVTSVSSGSASPFGLTASSSSSSGSSPSVGLGTNPFGVNTPAPLFSSSTLANETATTTTFAASRNPSLGSSGTSFGGSSVPSFGLSNTSQFGSNTSVSFGLSTTLQPNTSPFFGSSTTPQFGSNSSSLFGSSSTSQFVSNTSTSSVSSMMFDENTSCFATGSRPPFGSGSTPIFSSGSTFGSGNLSFGGNTTSFPSSSTTALGASSASFSSASTSPFGGSIGSFGSSSLPASGGSSASFSSASTSPFGGSIASFGSTSLPASGGSIASFGSSSLTASGGSSSLFGSANTPMFGSNSNPPFGVAPFFGASSAASSSQSPATLFGSGFGSTPALASTGFSFGGSVASSSGSFSVGASSGTSPGTFTFGSKDTTTLAPQSMFGLTNSNPTFGATAATPPTDQMEDSMAEDLAQVSAPPVFGGQSASSTPGFVFNSQQSVPPNFMFNSQPSPQVANPFAAGGQGAFTPPAGALEFSGGSFSLGATSEKPGRKFVKIKRDRGRKK, via the exons AATGCTGATCTAACAGAAGTGACTGATAAAGAGGGAGAAATCAGCCCAGTGGAAAATCAAAGAAATGAGTCTGAAATTGCTGGACTCGAGCagctcttgaaaaataaaacactctcaAG GGAGGAGTTCAATCACTTGATAGGTGTATTACAGTCACGTGTTGTGGATAGTTCTCCTGGCATGGAAAACCGTGAAGAAAAAATGAGAGAAGAACTAAATGGTAGAAATGAACCAAACAATGTGCAAATTGCAGAGACTCAGAGATGGCGAGATGAGAGGAAGAAGGCAAGGGAAGAAAAAGATAACCCTTCTTGGGGCAATGGCTTGTTTCCCGATGCATTGTCTCCCTCTGTTACTGGAAAT GTTTGTGATGATGCTGGTTCAACTCCAGCAGATATAGCAAAAGCTTTTATGGGTGTGCGGTCTCACAGGGCACCAACATCCACTTTACGTTTGCAGCGTAGACCTTTTGGAGATGAGAGTACACCGAATCGATTATTTCGAGATACACACACCCAAGATAGATCCAATGCTTATCAACTTATACCAAGAACAACAGAAAGTGAGTTGTTTGGGAATGGGCAGGTTCCAGACAGGTTGAAGACCCCATCCAATAGGCTTAATAGCCTCCCATATCTGAGGTCTCAAAACAGAGTTAAAGGCCTGAATTATACACCATATGCCAGAAATCTTCGTCAGCAGACTCATTCTGAG CATATAGGTGATGGGACTCCAATTAGCACCCCAGCATCACATTGGACACCAATACAATCTCCACTTACAGGTGGACGACAG ATGTTGAAAAAGAGGACTGGCTCTATGTTAGATGATGGTATGACATCAGGAGGGCCAATAAGGAGAATCCGGCAAAAGACTACTTTTTACACCCCATTGAGGAATTCTGATCCATCATGTTCAACCAGTAATCAGTTAAATCCTTTCTCATCACatgcaaatgattttggacaaaaaACAGTGGCTGGAGTTGCTACAAAGCCTATGGAAACAGAGAAACAGAAATTTCTGTCAGCATTTCCATTACAAGAGGAGGGCACAAAAGCTTTGACTTCAAACCTTGGGTATGTGCCGCAACAATCCAGTGAGACAGCTCGTAAAATTTTGGAGCATCTGGAACGAATGGTGCCCTCGCCTAAAGAAAAGTCTGTGGAATCACAGTTGGCAATTGCAAGGTCCAAGCCTCCTACACAGCTGAATGTTAGCATGCTTAATGGACATGCAAGAAGAAGTACTGAGTCTGTAGACAAGATAGCCTTTTTGGATATGCATGGACAAAGCACCTTTTCTCTTAAGGGCAATAATCAATCACGTGGTCAAGAAGCTTCTGCTTCGGAGCAAATATTTGAAGGTAATGGAAAATCTCCCTTGACAAAAACTTTGGAAAATTCTGTGGAAGCACCTAAGTTTCATGGTACTGGAGATGTAGATCTCCAGCATGTTAATGGGAGTTCATCAAAGGCGGACATGAACTTGCAAGTTCTTTATAGTCCTCCTGTTTCAGAAAAAGAAAATGGTTTCCGAATGAGTGCACTTGAG GAGTCTGATGAAGAGGGCCATGTAAGCAAAAATGCTACTATTTTAGTTAACTCTCAGACTGGAAGTGGCACATTTATATCTCATGGAAATAGTACCGATATTACAACTTTGAAAAGGGATAAAGCAATACCATCTATAACTTCCTCAGAAGTTAATACTTCCACATATGCAATTTCTGTCATGGCTGAGCCATCTACAAATAATTCAGGGTTTACCTGTCCTGTTGTTTCAGCTGCTAGTAATTTCCCAGAACCACCAACCTCAACAGCAACACCATCACCTTTGTGTAAAGGTAATATTCAGCCCATGACGGAAAATATTACTCCAACTTACAATTTTGGCTCAACGAGCAGTAGCAAAGGGCCTGTTTTCTCATTCTCCACATGCGTATGTACGGATGTGGATACTTCCAAGCCAGAATTTGATTTCAAATTTAAAAGCAAGCCTGAAGAAGCTTTCAG CAGTACTGCTGTAGCTGCAGCTGTGTCCACTTTGCCCAATCAAACTTCATTGGGATCATCAGAACCTTTGGCTTTGGTCTCCAAAGTTGCATCTAACCCAGTATTCTCAG GAAACTTGTCATCTGTATCAAGTACAAGTAGCAACTTTTCTACATCAACTGTTGCAATACCTGCCTCAAGTGCCAAAGTTTATAAGACTGACGGTAACA AAAACTTGTCATCTGTATCAAGTTCAGGTAGCAACGTGTCTACAGCAACTGTTGCAATACCTACCTCGGGTAAAGTATTTAGTGGAGCTGTTTATAAGACTGATGGTAGCAGTTCAGTGACATTTTTGCCTCCTGGAACAAGCTCATCTGTGACTTTTGGTAGTACAAGCCCTCTATTTTTTGGATCAGCTGTGGTTACTTCAGTATCGAGTGGTTCAGCCAGCCCATTTGGCTTGACTGCATCTAGTTCTTCTAGCTCTGGCAGTTCGCCTTCTGTTGGCCTCGGTACCAATCCATTTGGCGTAAACACACCTGCTCCATTGTTTTCTTCCAGCACTTTAGCAAACGAAACTGCCACTACAACCACATTTGCTGCTTCACGTAACCCTTCATTAGGGTCGAGTGGTACTTCTTTTGGTGGGAGCAGTGTTCCTTCATTTGGTTTAAGTAATACTTCTCAGTTTGGTTCCAATACGTCTGTTTCATTTGGATTGAGCACCACTCTGCAGCCCAACACCTCTCCTTTTTTTGGATCGAGTACCACTCCACAGTTTGGCTCCAATTCATCTTCTTTATTTGGATCAAGTAGCACTTCTCAGTTTGTTTCAAACACCTCAACTTCATCAGTCTCAAGTATGATGTTTGATGAAAATACATCTTGTTTTGCCACAGGTTCCCGTCCTCCTTTCGGTTCTGGCAGTACCCCAATATTTAGTTCTGGAAGTACATTTGGATCAGGCAATTTATCATTTGGTGGAAACACTACCTCATTTCCTTCTTCCAGCACTACAGCATTGGGTGCAAGCAGTGCCTCCTTTAGTTCTGCCAGCACTTCACCTTTTGGTGGAAGCATTGGTTCATTTGGTTCTAGTAGCCTTCCAGCATCTGGTGGAAGCAGTGCCTCCTTTAGTTCTGCCAGCACTTCACCTTTTGGTGGAAGCATTGCTTCATTTGGTTCTACTAGCCTTCCAGCATCTGGTGGAAGCATTGCTTCATTTGGTTCTAGTAGCCTTACAGCATCTGGTGGAAGCAGTTCTTTATTTGGCTCTGCTAACACTCCAATGTTTGGTTCAAATAGCAATCCGCCATTTGGTGTGGCACCGTTCTTTGGGGCTTCCTCCGCTGCTTCTTCCTCACAATCACCAGCAACCTTATTTGGATCTGGGTTTGGTAGTACGCCAGCTCTGGCCTCCACAGGATTTTCTTTTGGAGGATCTGTTGCTTCAAGCAGTGGCTCATTTTCTGTTGGAGCCTCAAGTGGTACCTCACCTGGTACATTTACATTTGgttccaaggacaccacaacattgGCTCCACAATCAATGTTTGGGTTGACAAATTCAAATCCTACTTTTGGTGCAACCGCAGCAACACCACCTACCGATCAGATGGAAGACAGTATGGCAGAGGATCTTGCGCAAGTATCTGCTCCACCTGTATTTGGTGGACAGTCAGCTTCATCAACCCCAGGATTTGTCTTTAATTCTCAACAAAGTGTGCCACCAAATTTTATGTTTAATTCCCAACCAAGTCCACAAGTAGCTAATCCTTTTGCAGCCGGTGGTCAAGGGGCATTTACTCCTCCAGCAGGGGCACTTGAGTTTTCTGGTGGAAGTTTTTCTCTTGGAGCTACAAGTGAAAAACCTGGCCGTAAGTTTGTAAAGATAAAACGAGACAGAGGAAGAAAAAAGTAG